The Brassica napus cultivar Da-Ae chromosome C1, Da-Ae, whole genome shotgun sequence DNA segment TCAAACCCTTATCACCTCCTTCAACATCACAACTCTCTGGTTTCACTTCCTCTGTCTTTTTCTGACTGTTCTTCACCTTATCTTTCCTCGCTTGCTCTTCACATTCTTCAAGGAAGGTTTGGGTTTCAGGGTTACCCGCAACATCCGCAGGATTCTTCCCGGCCTTTGTTGTGGCTCCGACATTAGCTCCTTTCTTAACCAGGTACTTAACGAGGTCCAAGTGAGAACCTTGAGCAGCGTAGTGAAGAGGTGTAAGTCCCTTGCGAGTGATGGACTTCAGTGAAACCCCAGCGGAGAGAAGAGTCCTCACAACTTCCAAGTGTCCCTTTTGGGAAGCAAAGTGGATAGCACCCATATCGTCCACTGCTGCAGCACCAACATCGGCTTTGTTCTTGCATAAGTAGCTCACTACCTCGCTGTGGCCTGCCCATGCTGCTAAGTGTAGTCTATTTCTCCACGAGATCACAATGTTAAGGACAAAGAAACATATACGGTGGAAAAAATCTATCCTTGCTCTTAGCTATAATCTATGaacaaaaatgtttaaaacttaACCATTCCCttaaaaaccaaatcaaacatgAAGGACCTATGGCACAACCAAGAAGCTCGAGATGAGCCTTAACTAAGGCTATATAACCTTTCTTTTAGCTATAATCTATGAAAAAAATTGCTTGAAACTTGGCCATTCTTGAGTCTTAACAACCAAAGCAAGGCTCGAGATTCAAAACAAGCTATACACGCCACAATCAAATGTTGAATGAATCATAGATGAGGCCCCTAACTAAGGTCATAGCAAACAACAATCAGCAAATACATCTCGGAGAAGATAACTTTCATGATCGAACACTATAAAATCGAAGACTGAGTGATTTTGCGAGAAGAAAAAGGATACGGAGTCCGAGAATGCTTATCCCTCGAATTGACGGCCAAAGGATTAGAGCTGATGATTAACTGAACTGCCGCTAAATCACCGGATCTCGCCGCGGAGTGAAGATCCGCCGATGCTCCTGATTTTCCGCCGCCGCTTCCGCCTGCCATGTCGTCTTCTCTGTTTCTCTGTTCAGCTCTTCGATTCGTACCAGTGAGAGCTATTGCGGTCCGGGTGAAATACAAACGGGCCGGGTTTAATCGAGTATAAGATTGGGCTTACCCAATTAAGCCCATTTTACACGACTTTCTAAACATTAAAGATATTTCACAGATGCAAATAAACGAAAAAGTAGTAAAACAAAGGACTAATTGGCGTAATAGCCAATTTTGAGAGGAAAATTAAGAATATATCACTGATGTTGACATTATAGTTTTCCTAgccttttcttcattttcttccgGTTTAATAGCTAATTTtgagagaaaaataaatataaattttgtgccgtttttgattttttttttttatcgtattCCACTAAATTCTACATCTTCGTTTTTATCATGGTTGATAATGGAAGTTATCTTCTCCGAGATGTATTTGCTGATTGTTCTATGCTATGGCAGTTAGGGCTCATCTCGAGATTCTTGCTTGTTCAAACATTGGCTTCATCTATATCACATGTCACTGTATTTTTGCCGGTTTTTACCTCATTTGTTTCAAGAAATTGTGAAAACATTCATATGCTAACTTACTCATTTATACACAATCTATAACTTATATAAATCAAACAGTTTTAATAGACAAAGAGATATATAGTCTATGGTTTGTACTAATATATCCGCATACATAATTTTCGGCAACACAAATACAATTAAATTAGGATTGGATCCGCGCCCTGCGCGGGGTGAGGTTGGTATTAAAATGATCTATAGATATgatgtattaaaattataaaactgtATTTTGAATGGTTTGTATTATTTAAAGTGAactatatatattctataaaaGCATATATTATTATAGAAATGAAATAAAGTCGACTTTATGTAGTAGACATTAATTCTTAAAATTGTTTGTTTATATTTGGTGGATTTTGATGTATagaataatttaatgttgttgGGCCTTATTGTATACTTGtctaaaatcaaaaagaaaaattagtattctttaaaaaaaaatcaaattgcgTAATAAAGGGTATCCAAGAAAATAACACGCtgcttaatttttaattttccacAATATTTATAACGAATAAATAGAAACCCAGCGGGTAAACACATCAATATTTCGGGGctttaaaaaagatttatattgaGCTTTTGTGACAAAATTATAAGCCCAATTGTTACTGAATTAAAAATtgcaattttgtaatatttttttgcttaattACCAACGCAAAAAATAAATGGACAGAGAAATAGGCGGTGACGATGGCGAAAGGGGAAGGCGGGGTGGAAGGGGGTTAGGGTTTGGTACCTCATGAATTGCAATTGGCAGTAGATCGTCCAGATAATTTCATATCGTTTATATCCCCTTGtataattagtttttcagaTTCTTCAATGACATTGTCGTTCTGTTCATTGAAACatctaataaatttttttttttggcttctaTCTAAACCGAAGGCGGAGGTCAAATCGAAGTATCACCATCTTGCAAAACTCTGATCCGTGAAGCTGGATTGATTGAAGGTTACAATCCCAACTGTTGGAATTATTCAGGTTCTAGCATGgataatgtttaatttttttcaaattgctTTATCTATCTCTCTATTTAGAAAGTAATATCATATCTCCAATGATTTACCCAGTTTTGATATGTGTCCACTTGCAATGATTTTACATCCAGTCCATGGCAGTTTACATAAGGATAGTTAGAGTCATTGAATCGTTAAATTTTTCAGCTGTTAGCAGTTTGGATCGTTTTTTgtgattaatatattaaatcacggaaaaatatattataaattcacGTTTAAAATTCAAAGATAACATAAGTAGAAACACCAAATATGAAAGCAAAAAACCATAATTCAAAGcaacaaaacataattaaacGACAGCATTAAATCTTAGATCGTAACCAGCTCAGCTCATCaatgattcttttcttcagtAGGCATAAATATAATGTGGGAACTTTCTCCGCTGAGCTTAGGACACTTGTTTCTCATACGAAATGATGTCTTCGGGACTGAACTCAATCGAATGTCAACTTGCATAGAACAATAGGACAATAAGCAGGCATGGACAATAGTAAAATAAGTGATTTCAAACTGATCAATTTTAAAGTTACCTTGGCTTGGTTTTCCCATATTGATACCAATACGTTTCGGATCTATACCTATTGGTTTGACTAAAACTTGAACGGTTGAATCTGATTGCCCCACCATGGGATTAACAGTAGGAGTGTCATCTGTAAATGGAAATTTACGCTTTTGTTGCAATCGTAATCTCCTTTCAGTTCTGGCGTTTTTGGCGTCGTTAGCCACGACATTTGTAATGTCAGCTAAAATAGCACCCTGAGTATTACAGACCGGAATCACTGTGTTTACATTCATCTTGCTCTCTTCCATACCGTTTAAGAAGATGAATGTTGATCAAAATAAGTTAGACATGTAAATAGGATTTTAACCATAATAACAGATTAGTTTGTATTAAAAGTAAGATAGAGAACCTTGTCTCTGCTTTTTTGATACTTGATGTTCATCTGTACTGTGTTCTCTTTTTCTCGGGGGTCGACTGTTCTTATTCATCTCAAATGTTCTTAGGTGAAATGCTGCATTACAGTTCTATGGACTTCTTCCACATATTTAGTTTTGTTCATCAATTTCGATAGGCTCCTTTATTACGTTCAGTTTATTTACTAATTATGCGCACTCTAGTACAGATTTGGGAATAAAATCACATAGAATATTTGATTGCTTTGAATCCTTATTTCACTCTGATGGACACATTAAATGTCTTTGAGTGTAAGactaatttttctaaattatcCGCAGTTCTCTAACTTATGAGTTTAATATAGCTGATAAGGTAATATGACTTTAACATAATTCATTGTTCCTTCCAGATGACATTAATCCCTTGCTATTTAAATGAACTCAAAGGTAATATGATTTTAACATAATGAATTTTCACCAAATATTATAACTGTATTGCAAAAAAATCGTACACaattgtaataaataaaacttaatcATGTGcttgatattaaaaatgtcAGGAAGACTATAAAGTCCATGGAACGTTCCAAATGATTATATGGGAGAACAGATAACTCATTGTTCATATCTCGCGAAAAGGTAAGACACAGAACATTTATCTCAAATTTTATTTAcagtttataactttaaattCACAGTTACAAATAAGGGTATAATATCCTAGTAGGTTGAACAAtctactaaatttttaaaaaataccctTAGCATGAATTCACCATCATTGATTTGTATTAGAAACTATGTTAGTAATAAAGTAGGAGAATCTAGACAattgacaaaatatataaaaaatttacacGGATCCAGGTTTGCAAGGTAACAAAAAGAACCACATTTTCTCAACTCTTAAAGCAACCGAGTTTATGCTGTGTTATTTGAAACTTTAAGTTTGATCAAAATCAAACTACTCACGGAAGGAATATTAGTTGCATAtgtagaaaaacataaaaagaggttgaaacataattaaaatgagagTAGAGGgtacatatattaaataaaggTAGACAACACGCAATCTGGGAAAAAAATCCCAATTACTAAAAATGCAACAAATTACGCACAAAAcagaaaacccaaaaaaaatctgaaaaacatgcaagttcttgaagaaaacaaaacctCTACTCtcttaaaattcaaataaaccGCTTTAGCCACTtttatctttcttctccttcttgatCTTCACTGGACAATTAGTGCGCGTAACAGAAGTCTGGTCAAATGTTTCATCCAGATTGATAACCGGTGCCCCAATTCTTTTAGCTGGAGTTAGACTCGTTGAGTCAGACTGCTGAGATGAACAGCCACGCAACATCATCGAACCCTAATATTACGAAATTACAACCATATATATTAGATATCTATTActttaactttcaaaaatattcaCTGATTCTGATGATATAAATTACCTCTGGTGCATCAGAAACAATACTGTTATCAATAGCTTTGAAAGTTTCACTTCCCTGTCATTCATGACTTTTCTATTTAGTAAATCAtcaattataaaacaaattgatATTGAACATTACTAACCGTTGGGGATTGAGTCAGGTCAAACTGAGAAATCATATCAGTGTTAGTGATAATCTTCAACACCTTGTAGGTTTCATGCTTGTACAGATAGTTTTCCCGCTCGATCTGTATCTTGAAGAGAAAGGTTTTACCAACCAAATTGTTGATAGCAGCCGGCAAAAGATACGGTTCTTGAACCTCCTACAccgaaaaagaaaagacaattCATATACTTATAAGAAAAATCTAGGTTTTACTATAACTGTTTTAAGAGATTATATAATAACCTCATCGGTTATGGGTCCAGTAAGCTCAATGCAAGGCTGATGTAAGAGCTTCTGTGCTAGGTTATCAAACAGTAGGAACTTAGTGTCGCTTGTATGATCGAGTACAACCACATGCAACTTATACCTGGGACATAAAAGTTTAACTTACTTAAAACTAAAGtaattctaataaataaatcaagtataatattcaaaatttcatattagTAACCTAGGAATAAGTCGGGGGTCGTGCTGATTGCATTTCACACAAAAGTAATTGTGCTTGAACACATCGAGTCCATCATCCTCAGACTCGCTTGGCACTGTGAGCACTTTTTTTGAACACACCTTGCAGCTCAGATAGAACCACCCCATGTCTGAATCAATCCCGACAATAGTGCACATAACAACGCACTTCTCCACCTGATACATAAACGATATGATTTCATAAACTGTGGTTTTCTAAAGTGTAAAGATATCCAATATCTAAAAAATGCATACCTGTCTTGAAGCCTTCACATCAGCAATGCTTTTCCGTGGGGTATGGATAAAGAAATCATCCTTGTCAGAAACACCATTAGTTAATGCAAGAGGCTTAGGGTCAACAATGGCCAAGGCCATATCATCCTTAGGTAACCTACATCATTATATAAACATTTCACTCCTTTTTCCATATTGATAGTACAAACTCTATGATTTTCGATTTAAGACGAACATGATGGGAATCCTTGATTTGCAAATTTATACTTACAATTCAATAAACGGTTGAACCTCCTCCAAATTAGGATTCAAAGCAACATCGGAAACATTGTATGCATTCGAGATGGAACGTTCATCTAAAGAATGAAACCAAAGTCACCAATAATTATAGTTACTTGACTTAATAATGAAGAgatgatataaataaaatatgatattgtACAAAGGTTTTGATTTACCTTTCCAGACTTTTATTTTGCCGAAACGCAACACTACGATGATCTTATGTTCACCTCTTAGCTGGATAGCATCATTGACATCTGTTGCAAATTTACCCCATAGCACCATCGGCAGACGATCATCActgcaaaaatattaaaacagatCTTTAAGCTAATACCCAAAATTCCTCAACGTCCTAGACaacaaaaatttgagaataaatTGAACCCTTTTCACGCAAAAGACAACAAAACAATGGACAAATTAAAATGTCTTACTCTTGGTTCCTTAATTCCAGTGACAGCTTCTGGGTATCTTTTCCATTCACAGAAATAACTTCCACATGGGAAACCTCAACAATATGTCCGATAACATCTGCAATAAGGgaaaaacacaaaatcaaaGTTTAAACCAAAACGTCATCTAGCAAATACAAACGTAATGAATGATGTAAGACTCACCAACCAAGCAGTCCGTGTTCTGACTACCATCCTTAATAGACTCAAACTTGACCGGGTCTAAACCAGTCAAGTTTGAAGGCAAAGCATCACACATTCTTAGTCGAGTCGTCGGGAGGAACACAATTCGGTAAGGGTGCTTTGTGGGGCGATAAGATCCAGCAGCCATTGTGACGATGAAATTCACCATCAACTTCGATTCACCTTGACTGATTAAGGTCACGAACTGGCTGACCAATTCTTTCTTCACAGTAGCATGGATCATATCGCCCTGCAAGATAAATTAGCAACATAAGAAGAGtttcaaaatgatcaaatatatatgttGTCAACAGCGTGCTTACTTTTGAATCAGCTAACACCATTTCCATTGTTTCTCCCAGAGCACAAGTATACTGCTTCCAAAGACGAATCACCTTAACACGAATTTTCCACATCGACTTGAACGGCTTCAAATCGCTAACAAAGTCCAAACCTGCCATTAGACTCGATAGTCACAGAAAATTAGAGCTTAAGAAATAGAGAGAAGACGATATCGTTGAAGCAATCCCATCTTccatatttatataagtttctttttttccgCATAAATGCGATATTACCCAAAATATATTCTTGATCAAACTAATTGGCAATTTTcaagttaaaatatattgaaatgttttgtttttggaagtTAATAGATACCACAGAAGACTATTTTAGGTTATTATTAAACTTGCAAATCAAGGATTCCGTTTGTGATATCCTTgactttgaaaataatattattcacggCAATCAGCACTTATTacataaattcaaaattatgcGTGATTGCAATCCAGTATTTCCATATACAATATGATATTGACCAAAAGAAATACCTTAATTCACGTTTGAGATCACCATATTACAAAAACAGCACTCATTTGTATCCTAAATCTTATTTGCTTGATACTATTTGAAAGATCATAATCTTCCAATTTACGATTTTGAATTGATGAGATGAAGTAAATATTATACATGAACATTTGTcaaaattatgattttaaatttttggagttttattttattcaaaaaataaagacTGGCCACGGAAAACATGttaaaattaaatcatttttttgtacCTTTGAATTTATGATCATAATAACatttgaatattaaaaaaagaggTTTCTCCAATTTTACAaagaatatttagaatacaataaaactccaaaaatttaaaatcataatttcCATATATGTAAATGTATAACATTTCCAGCAAATTAAACTgttcatatatttgtttatgaTTATATTCTAATAAGCGTATTTTACTTTTTGTGTTTTAAATCCTTGGAGATGATCATAGAAACTGATGAGCATGAAACAGAGGATATCAAACGGACATAGTTTGATTAAGCACAAAGGTGATAGTAGATGATATGTGTAATAGAGTTCAACTTGGTCAGCGATTATTCCAAATTACTATAGAAGAACATTATCAACTAATGTTATATGAATTATACACAGCATTGACTAAATGAGCTTTATAGTCGAGAGATGCAAATATCAAATGTCTGTCCAATGGCGATAATAGTAAATTGTTAGGGTGAGTGTGGCTGTTTTCCAAAGGGGTCTGAGAAGCTCTATCTATCTGACACGTCGCCATAATGGCAAACCTGTAAATATATTACCATTTTGaggttacttttttttttttgctttcctttttaataataaGGGGATGAGGAAAAAGGGTATACAACTCGATTTGAATCATGATTAGGATTTACAAATTTGCCTTTACAATCTACGAAAGAGTGCAACATGCCAACATCGACAAACTCATATGTCAGAGAGGACTCATACGGTCATACCTAATGTGAAACCGTTAATGTTTTAGTCAGTCAGAAATCAAGAATGATGTCCATAACAGAGATATTTTACCTATTCGAGGTATTTCTATATGTGaaaaccaatattttttttttcatctggtattattattataaacaaGTTCATATGATACAAAAGGCCCAAAAGAAAACCAATACATATagcaaataaaattatagaaactAATTAAATTGGAGAAAAAATACGATATATTCATGGAATAAAGATTAGATAAGGCTGTATACAGTGGCGGAGCCGGAATCAATTTACACTGaggtcaaaataattttatgggatcaaaatttattattaaatgtggtcaaaataatttttctttaacaaaaacaaaaaaaaaattaaaaaatagtggggtcagctgaccccactCCCCATACAGTCCCTCCGCCCCTGGCCGTATAGGTTAAAGGGATATGATCGCCATCTTGGAAAAAAGTACAACACAGGTCCAAGTTGCATGGGAAGGTTCCTCAAATCATAACATTATTTTCCAAAATTCAGATCCcgtataaaacacaaaatatttagTTGTTCCAAGCTATACAATATTATACAGCAAGTTGCATATAATTAACGTTGATCAATGATATTGTAAAGAAAAATCTTCAAGCATTTTTCCATCTAATCAAATTATACCAATTATAAATGATAAATTCATAAAGGATTCCCACATAAAACGTATAATACcctttaaactatatagttcttttgtttttcgaccttttttattgaaatatttttgtttcacaGATGTTATTTGAGAATCTTtacccaacaaaaaaaaagtataaacaaCTGGTTACGTTCTATAGCAAAGACAATTTCCTAAATAAAACGAATGTCAACAATGTAAAGTCACAATTACAATGAGTCTTACAAAGCAGTGTTTGTTATTTCACATTTATAccgattttattattaaatatcaaAATCAGAAGCAGTCAATTCATCACCGTCATACATACGTGGCATCCTTCTTATTGGGGccttttaatatagtttttataaataaaaatcatatactACAAAAATGATATGGATAATGGAGTTTGTGATATTGTAATCCATTTCCATACAGATACGGAGCCATACGTTTCCACAATATATGTgatgtatatttaaaattaaagcaTTTTGGCAAAAATATATCTATACAACCATTAAGAATTATTGTCAATCAGCAATCGTCATATGGGGTACAATTTGAATAAGCAATCCTTTCAACTTGACACTTTGGTGATATCAAACGTCATCACCTCAATAGTAAAAACGCAAGTCAATGTCGCTTTACGATTATGGCTTGGGTTAAGGAAATCAAATTAATCATTGTGACTAAACACTATAGTCTATAGATATAATTAATGAATTGATTATTCATGCGGTTCGTTTGTGTTACGTTAAATTATCTTATAGATACTTGTCAGTTGTCACAATTAGATATTTAGATACGTACGTATGTATATAAGGTATATACGTATAAATGTAAATGTAATGAAATTATTCATATCAATTATCTACCGTGTACCTGCCAACTATTGTGGATGAGGATCTCACCCACTCACGACTTGCAttaaaatc contains these protein-coding regions:
- the LOC106423268 gene encoding ankyrin repeat domain-containing protein 49-like isoform X2; this translates as MAGGSGGGKSGASADLHSAARSGDLAAVQLIISSNPLAVNSRDKHSRTPLHLAAWAGHSEVVSYLCKNKADVGAAAVDDMGAIHFASQKGHLEVVRTLLSAGVSLKSITRKGLTPLHYAAQGSHLDLVKYLVKKGANVGATTKAGKNPADVAGNPETQTFLEECEEQARKDKVKNSQKKTEEVKPESCDVEGGDKGLKRKDSEDVNEEGEREETSSKAKKPKVVLRHLQESDDTEADQEEETEEPTNGTST
- the LOC106423268 gene encoding protein phosphatase 1 regulatory subunit 12C-like isoform X1 → MAGGSGGGKSGASADLHSAARSGDLAAVQLIISSNPLAVNSRDKHSRTPNRLHLAAWAGHSEVVSYLCKNKADVGAAAVDDMGAIHFASQKGHLEVVRTLLSAGVSLKSITRKGLTPLHYAAQGSHLDLVKYLVKKGANVGATTKAGKNPADVAGNPETQTFLEECEEQARKDKVKNSQKKTEEVKPESCDVEGGDKGLKRKDSEDVNEEGEREETSSKAKKPKVVLRHLQESDDTEADQEEETEEPTNGTST